The following proteins come from a genomic window of Diceros bicornis minor isolate mBicDic1 chromosome 4, mDicBic1.mat.cur, whole genome shotgun sequence:
- the MYOCOS gene encoding myocilin opposite strand protein — translation MAQKSPTGKSINLPIGDLASEVTRRRFTMTTREERFTKKGDEAREMLSSLDLEQVPPPGTAGPTVPPPPPPSPAEDSQVS, via the exons ATGGCTCAGAAGAGCCCCACAGGCAAGAGCATTAACCTCCCCATCGGAGACCTGGCCTCTGAGGTGACCAGGCGCAGATTCACCATGACCACAAG agaagagagatttaCCAAGAAAGGTGATGAAGCCCGGGAGATGCTCTCCAGTTTGGATTTGGAACAAGTCCCTCCTCCTGGCACAGCTGGGCCCAcggtacccccacccccacctccttctcCAGCCGAGGACTCCCAAGTCTCCTAG